A region from the Macaca mulatta isolate MMU2019108-1 chromosome 13, T2T-MMU8v2.0, whole genome shotgun sequence genome encodes:
- the RHOB gene encoding rho-related GTP-binding protein RhoB, with protein MAAIRKKLVVVGDGACGKTCLLIVFSKDEFPEVYVPTVFENYVEDYDRLRPLSYPDTDVILMCFSVDSPDSLENIPEKWVPEVKHFCPNVPIILVANKKDLRSDEHVRTELARMKQEPVRTDDGRAMAVRIQAYDYLECSAKTKEGVREVFETATRAALQKRYGSQNGCINCCKVL; from the exons ATGGCGGCCATCCGCAAGAAGCTGGTGGTGGTGGGCGACGGCGCGTGTGGCAAGACGTGCCTGCTGATCGTGTTCAGTAAGGACGAGTTCCCCGAGGTGTACGTGCCCACTGTCTTCGAGAACTATGTG GAGGACTACGACCGTCTGCGGCCACTCTCTTATCCGGACACCGACGTCATCCTCATGTGCTTCTCGGTGGACAGCCCGGACTCGCTGGAGAACATCCCCGAGAAGTGGGTGCCCGAGGTGAAGCACTTCTGCCCCAACGTGCCCATCATCCTGGTGGCCAACAAAAAAGACCTGCGCAGCGACGAGCATGTCCGCACAGAGCTGGCCCGCATGAAGCAGGAACCAGTGCGCACGGATGACGGCCGCGCCATGGCCGTGCGCATTCAAGCCTACGACTACCTCGAGTGCTCGGCCAAGACCAAGGAAGGCGTGCGCGAGGTGTTCGAGACGGCCACGCGCGCCGCGCTGCAGAAGCGCTACGGCTCCCAGAACGGCTGCATCAACTGCTGCAAGGTGCTATGA